GATGTCAATCAGCTTGTCCGCCGCCGCGCTGTCGCCGCGTTGGGACAGGACGAAGATCACCTGACCGCGCAATTCGCGGCCCGCCTGCGGCGTGTAGATCGATGCGAGGTCGGCGGTGGAAGCGCCGCCCTGCTCCGCCCAGAAGAGCGCCTGCTTGCGCGACTCGAGGCTCTCGGCCGGGTTCCGAGCGATGCCGACGAGCCATTTGCCGCTCGCAGGCGTTCCGGTCTGCGAGACGGAGAAGAGCACCCGCTTCTTGAGCTCTTCGTTCTTGAGCCGGCCGTAGAGCGAGCGCAGGAACGCCGTGTTAGCCTCGCTGCCGCTCTGGCCCAGCCAGAAGATTGCGCGCTCCCGCGCGGCCTCGGGCACATCGTCGCGCCCCGCGTAGGTCTGGAGCGCCTTCTCCGCACGGGGCGAACCCTGCTGGGACAGCGCGAAGACCGCCTTCTCCTGGATCTCGGGGTCCTTCGTGGTGCGCAGGATCGAATCGAGCGCCGCCACCGAGCGATCGGTGTCCACCTGGGAGAGCCAGAACACCGCCTGCGCGCGCACCTCCGAATCGGGATCGGTGCGCGCGGCGCGCAGGAGTACGTCCACGGCGCCGCTGTCCTGACCTTGCGCCACGAGGAACAAGGCCTTCCGCCGGAGGCACACCGACGACGAATCCCGCCGGGCCAGCACCTTGTCGAGGATCGGTGCCGCGCGGGCCGGGTCCATCTGCTGCAGCGCGTTGAGTGCGGCGACCTTGATGTCGTCATCGTACTCGGCGCAGCGCGAGTCGCTGCCGAGCCCATTGATCACGACGGGCGGTCGGGGCGATCGCGGCGCCTTCGGCGCCTTCGGTGGTCGCGGGGCCCGAGGCGGCCGCGGAACAACGACTACCCCTGGCCCCATCGCGACCCCGGCGCGTCCGAGCTCGGAGGCCGCCTCTGCCATATCCGCCCTGGCCGCGGCCGTCGCTTCGGCCGCATTCTCGGCGCCTGCGGCCGCAGTCTCAGCGATGGTCCGCGCGGCCTCGGCGATTGACTGAGCGGCATCGGCATCGCCGCGCCGCGCGAGCTCGCCCTGGATGCGACGCTCGAGCGCCGCGGCGTCGCCGCGCGTTGCGGCTTTGGGGTAGGTGTCCCGCTGAGCTCGAAGCGAGCCGAGCGCCAGGTGGAGGTCGGACTGACCACCCAGGCGGTAGAGCGCAAACGCACGCCAGTAGAGCGCGTCGGCCGCGTAGCCCGACTTGGGGTAGCGCGCCACGATCCGCCCGAACTCGTCGGCGGCTCGGCGATAATCACGCGCGTTGAGCGCGGCGCGTCCCGCCCGGTAGAGCGTATCCGCCGGATCGCCTTGCAACCAGGGCGCCGGGGCCTCGCTCCGCGGCTCGGCCGCCTGCGGCGCTTCCGCCTGCGGCGCTTCCGCCTGCGGCTCCGCCACCCGGAGCGACGGGAGGAGCGCCGCCATGGTCGGCACACCGAGCGGCACCGGCATGTCCGCGGCGGCCCCGTGGGGTGCTCCGGGCGCAACCCCGAGTCCGATGGCGGCCGCCAATGCCGCGCTGCTCCAGGTCTGTCGCATTACAGCGCTCCTTGACTGAAGGTCGCGGCGGAGCCGGAAGGCACCGACGCCCTGAGACGCACCAGCATGCCGTCGCGCTCGAGCGCGGCGGTGATCGATTGGATGTCTTCGTGGCGACGCTGGGGCGAAAGCTCGGCGATCTGCGCCAGCACCAGCTCCACGTCCTGCAGGACCAGCTTGAGCTTGGGATCGTCCGCCGCGGGCGAGTCGAGCAGCAGCCGGTTCGTGGCGAGCAGTTGGCGCGCCGTGGCCGGAGCCAGGGCCAGCGGCTCATTGCGCCGCTCGTGGGCGGCGGCGCGGAAAAGCGTAAGGAACGCCTCCGCCTGGCCCAGGTGCTCGGCGGCCACGAGGCGATATGCGGTGCCTTCGCTCCGCGCGCGCGCGAGCGGAGCAGTGCCGTTCGCGCTCTTGGCCGCAGCGTCGTTCGCCGGCACGCCCGCGCCCGGCCGCGCGCTGCCTGGCAGCGCCGCCCCGCCGCCTACATGGACGGTGAGTCGCCCGATGCCTACGCCGAGCGCGAGCAGCGCGGCGATGCCGCTCACCCATGCGAGCCGGCGCACCCGCCCGCCGCCCGCTACCAGCACGCCGTGCGCCGAGGTGCGCGGCGCCATCCGGCGCCCGGCCTCGATGGCGCGCCACATCTCTTCGCGCGGCGCCGGCGGCGGCTCGTGGTACGTCGCGGCCAGCTTCCGGAGCTCGGGATCCAACGGATCGTCGGAGTCGAACATGGGCGTCCTCGTCAACCGGTCGCGAAATCGGCGAGCGCCTGGCGCAGCCGGGCGCGCGCCCGGAAGAGCTGCGCCTTCGAGGTGCCGGGACGGGTACCGAGAGCGCGGGCAATCTCCTCGTGGGTATAGCCCTCGACGTCGTGCATCACGAACACGGCGCGGTACCGCTCAGGCAGCGCGTCGATCGCCTGGTGCAGCCGGGCCTTGAGGTCCGGGTCCGGCGCGCGCTCCGCCAGGTCGGGCAACTCGGCCTGGTCCATCACGACCTCCCGCACCTCACGCCGCTTGGTCCGGCGCAGGCCATTGAGCCCTACCGATGTCGCGATCGCGCAGAGCCAGGTCGAGAGTGAGGACTCGCCGCGGAACTCGGCCAGCCGCGCGAAGGCTCGGATGAAGGTCTCCTGGGTGTAGTCCTGCGCACGATCCATGTCGCCCGCCAGCCGGTATACGAGGCGGAAGATCCGGTCCACGTATCGATCGTAGAGCTCGCGTTCGGCGCTCGCGTCTCCCGCCAGCACGCGCGCGATCAGGATGCGGTCGTCCACCGGGCTCCAAGGCGAGGGGTCGTCCGGCGTCTGCCCTCTGACACCGGCGGCCGGGAAAGGGTTGCGCGTAGTCGTACCGGGCTCAGCCGGGCCGCACCGCCTGCGCTCCGCTCTACGGGCAGCAACCCAATCGCGATTCAGTGCATCTCACTGCTCGTATGGATGACACTTCGACCGGGCACACGCCGCCGGATGCGCCTCCGATGCAGACGGAGCCGGCGCGCGGCGCTGGAGACATGATGATGCAGCAGGAAAGTCAGAGGTCGGTCTATCGCATGCTCGACGCGGACGGCCGCACGGTCGGCCGGATCGTCGACGCGACCGGCCAACCGCCGGTCGGGCGGGGTGCCGGAACGGTGCTCCTGAGGCCACCCCTGCCTGGGTCGGCGACAAGGGCGCAAGTCATTATTCCGCAATCGCTTCGATAGCAGCATCAGGATTGCCTCGCGGGGCCGGGCCCGAGTATATTTGTAGGTTCTCGGGCCGGACCTCCGGCTCGTCGTGTACCCTCGCCTCCGGCGCCCATGACCGCACCCAACTCGCGCGAACGCATCCTGCCCCGGCTCATCGAAGAGGAAATGCAGCAGTCGTTCATCAACTACTCGATGAGCGTCATCGTCTCCCGCGCCTTGCCGGACGTGCGTGACGGCCTGAAGCCGGTGCACCGCCGGATCCTTTACGCGATGAACGAGCTCGGCCTGGTGCCGGGCCGGGCGTACAAGAAGTCGGCGACGGTGGTCGGCGACGTGCTGGGCAAGTACCACCCGCACGGCGATGCGTCGGTTTACGACGCGCTCGTGCGCATGGTGCAAGAGTTCTCGCTGCGCTATCCGCTCATCGACGGCCAGGGCAACTTCGGCTCGGTTGACGGCGACCCCGCGGCGGCCTACCGATACACCGAGGCACGCCTCACGCGGGTCGCCATCGCGATGCTGGAGGACATCGACAAGAACACCGTCAACTTCCAGCCCAACTTCGACGACCGACTCCAGGAACCCACGGTCCTCCCGTCGAAGATCCCCAACCTCCTCGTCAACGGCTCGAGCGGCATCGCGGTGGGCATGGCCACCAACATTCCGCCGCACAACCTGCGCGAGGTGGCCAAGGCGGTCGAGATTCTGATCGACAACCCCGACGCGACCATCTCCGAGCTCAGGAAGGCGATCAAGGGTCCCGACTTCCCCACCGGCGCCTACATCTACGGCCGGGAGGGCATCAAGGACGCCTACGAGAACGGCCGCGGCCGCGTGGTCATGCGTGCCCGGGCGCAGATCGAGGAGAAGGAGTCGAGCGGCAAGTCGCAGATCGTGGTCACCGAGATCCCGTACCAGGTGAACAAGGAGAACCTGGTCAAGTCCATCGCCGAGATGGCGATGGCCAAGAAGATCGAGGGCATCTCGGGGGTGAACGACGAGTCGGACAAGGACGGCATGCGGATCGTGATCGAGCTCAAGCGCGACGCGATTCCCAACGTCGTGCTGAACCAGCTCTACAAGCACACCGCCATGCAGTCGACCTTCGGCGTCATCATGCTCGCCCTCGACCACGGCGCGCCCAAGGTGATGAACCTGAAGGAAATCCTCGGGCGCTTCGTCGAGCACCGGCACGAGATCGTGGTCCGCCGGACCCAGTTCGATCTCGAGGCGGCCGAGGCCCGCGAGCACATCCTCGAAGGGCTCAAGATCGCGGTCGATAACATCGACGACGTGGTCGCGATCATCCGGCAGTCGAAGGACGTGCCGGATGCTGATGCGCGGCTTCGCAAGCGGTTCGGCCTCTCCGAAAAGCAGAGCGACGCGATCCTCAACATGCGGCTCGCCAAGCTCACCGGGCTGGAGATCGAAAAGCTCGAGGCCGAGCTCAAGGAGGTGCGCGCCACGATCAAGGAGCTGAAGAGCATTCTCGCCTCGCGCCCCAAGCGGATGGCCATTCTCAAGGACGAGATGGCCGAGGTCGCCAAGGATTTCGGCGACGACCGCCGCACCGAGATCGTGGCCGACCAGGGCGAGTTCACGGTCGAGGATCTGATCGCCGAGGAAGATATGGTCATCACCATCTCCCACTCGGGCTACATCAAGCGGATTCCGGTCTCGACCTACAAGCGCCAACGGCGCGGCGGGCGCGGGCTCAACGGCGCCGACCTGAAGGAAAACGACTGGGTCGAGCACCTGTTCATCGCGAGCACGCACGACTACCTCATGTTCTTCACCACCCGGGGACAGGCGTACTGGCTCAAGGTGCACGAGATCCCGCAGGCGAGCCGCGCCGCGCGGGGCAAGCCGGTGGTGAACTGCGTCGCGATCAAGCCGGACGAGCAAATCGCGGCACTCGTGCCGGTGCGCGACTTCACCGAGGACAAGTGCCTCATCTTCGCCACCCGCGGCGGCACGGTGAAAAAGACGGTGCTCTCGGCCTACGGAAACGTCCGGACCAACGGCATCTGCGCCATCAACGTCGAGAAGGGCGACGAGCTGATCGATGTCCAGGTCTGCGATGCCAACAGCGACGTGATCCTCGGCACCCGGCAGGGCATGAGCATCCGGTTTCACCAGGGCGACGTGCGCGACATGGGCCGCGCCACGACCGGAGTGAAGGGCATCGAGCTGGACAAGGACGATGCGGTCATCGGCATGGTCGTCGTGCGGCGTGACGCCACGATCCTCGTCGTAAGCGAGAAGGGGTACGGCAAGCGGAGCGAACTCACCGAGTACCGGGTTCAGCGGCGGGGCGGGAAGGGGATCATCACCTTCAAGGTGACCGAAAAGACCGGCACCATCGTGGCACTCAAGGAAGTGATCCCCGAGGACGAGCTCATGATGATCACGCGCCACGGCATCATCATCCGCGTGCCGGTGAACGGCATTCGCGTCATCGGGCGCAACACCCAGGGGGTGCGGGTCATGCACCTCGATCCGGGCGACGCCGTGGTGGACGTGGCCCGCGTGGTGAAGGAAGACGAGACCGGGACCGAAGTGGTGGGCGACGTGGAGCCGGAGCCCGCCGCCGAGTGATGCGGCGGCGCGATCCGCGCTCGTACGACCGCCCCACGGCCTGACCGCCCGCCCGGCCTTCTGCCCAGGGCGGTGGATCGCGTACCTTTGACGCTATGAGCCCCGCACAGAAACTGCTGGTTGCCGACGACGACCCGGTCCTCTCCCGCACGCTCTGGTGGATTCTGCGGGAGAACGGCTACGACGTGACCACCGTGCCCGGCGGCGAAAACCTGCTGGAGCACCTCGCGGCCGAGTCGTACGACCTGCTGCTGCTCGACATCATGATGCCCAAGGTGGACGGGCTTCAGCTCCTCGAGCGGGTAAAGACCGACGAGCGATTCAAGGACCTCCCGGTCCTCATGATCTCGTCCATGCCGCCGGAGGAGGCCACCGTCCGCTCCTTCGGTCTCGGCGCCAGCGACTTCATCCCCAAGCCATTCAAGACCAAAGAGCTGCTGGCCCGGGTGCAGGCGCACCTCCGGGCGAGGCGCGAGTTGAGCGAAGCCCGCGCCGAGGCCCGCACCCGCTCCGAGATGGTGGACATCATGCAGGAGGTGGCCACCTCGCTCAAGCCGGACGAGATCTACGCGGTCCTGGTGCGCCGGGTGGCACAGGCGCTCAACATCTCGCGTTGCTCGATCATCCTCGCCGGTCCGGGCGAAGGGGGCGCCACGGTCGTCGGCGCCTACGAAAATCCGATGCTGCGAAACCTTCCGGTGGACCTCCGGCGGTACCCGGAGATCCGGCAATGCCTGGAGACCGGCGAGGTGGTGCTCGCGCGGGATGTCTGCACCGACCCGCTGTATCGCGAGGTGCGTGACGCGTGGGAGGCCGAGGGGCAGCGCGTGCCGACCCGCTCGGCCATCTGCATCCGCTTTCCGCTCAAAGGCCAGCCGGCCGGCGTCTTCTTCCTCCGCACCACGGGTGATGACTCGCCACTCACCGAATCCGATCTCGAGTTCGCCGAGCAGGTGATCCGCTCCGCGGTGACCGCGCTGGAAACGGCGTACGATCTGGAGCACGCCGTCGCCGGCCAGGAGGAGATGCGGCAGCTCGCCGAGACCGATCCGCTCACGGCGGTCTACAACCGCCGCGCGCTCATGGAGAAGCTCGAGCAGGAAATGGATCGCGCGGCCCGATACGCCACGCGGCTCACCTGCATGATGATCGACATCGACAACTTCAAGCAGATCAACGACAGCCACGGGCACCTGGTGGGCGACAAGGTGCTGCGGCAGCTCGCGGCGCTGCTCCGCCGCGAGCAGCGCTCGGTGGACATCGTGGCGCGCTATGGCGGCGAGGAGTTCGTGGTCCTGCTGCCGGAGACCACGGTGGCCGAGTCGCGCAACTTTGCCGAGCGCATCCTCAAGCGGGTGGCCACGCACGATTTTGGCGAGGCGGGGCGGGCGGTGCGGGTCACCATCAGCATCGGACTCGCGTCCTTCCCCGACGAGCGCATCTCGGATGGCCAGTCACTCCTCAAATTGGCCGACAACCACCTCTACCGCGCCAAGAACGACGGCCGCAATCGGTTCCGCGATTGAAGAATCGCCGCTGCCCGCGGTGTCACGCCCACTACGCTTCACCCGCCCGCTTCTGCACCCGCGACGGCACGCCGCTGGTCGAAGTGGACGCCGGCGCCGGGCCCCGCCCCGCATCGCGTGTCCCGCCTGAACAGGAGGCCGGGGGCGCACTGGACGGCGGGGCCGAATCGTCGGCCGGAGCCGGTCCTGGCGCGCGCGCCGACGCGATCTACACCAGCCTCACCGGGCAGGTGCTCGACGGCCGCTATCAGATAACCCGGCGCCTGGGCGAGGGCGGGATGTCGTACGTCTATCTGGCCCAAGCCATCGGGGACGGACGGGCAGTCGCGGTCAAGGTGTTGACGCCCCGGCTCTCGCGGGACCCCGGCTCGGTCGAGCGACTTCGGCGGGAAGCCTCGATCGCGATGCGGCTCGATCACCCGAACGTCTGCCCCATTCTCCGCGTCGGCGAGACGCCCGATGGTCTGCTCTATCTCGTCATGCCGTACCTCGAGGGCGAGGCGCTGAGCGACGTCGAGACCCGCCGCGGACCACTCTCGCCCGCCGAAGGGATTCCGCTGTTGGTCCAGATGTGCCGGGGCCTTCAACACGCCCACGAGCTGCAGATCGTCCATCGCGATCTCAAGCCGGAGAACATCATGCTGGTGCCGGACCGGGCGGCGGCCGAGCAGCCGGGTGCGGCGCTCCGCACCCGCGCGGTGGTCATGGACTTCGGGCTCGCCAAGGAGCGGCGCGCCGGCCCCGAGGTCGTCAAGCTCACGGCGACCGGGATCGTGCTCGGCACCCCGGAGTTCATGAGTCCCGAGCAGATCCGGGGCAAGCCGCTCGACGGGCGCAGCGACGTCTACTCGCTCGGCGTGCTCGCGTTCGAGATGTTCACCGGACGCTTGCCCTTTTCGGGCAAGACGGCGCAGGAAGCGATGCTCGCCCGGCTCAAGGGCGGGCCGCAGCGGCTCCGCGCCGTACGCCCCGAGCTCCCCTCCAAGCTCGACGCCATCATCGCGCGCGCGCTCGAGATCCGCCCTGACGACCGCTATGCCTCAATGAACGAGATGTCCGACGCGCTGGCCGGCGCGGGCAGCACCGGCGTGTTCGCGCGGATCTTCGGCCGCTAGGTCGGCGCACCGCGGGGCGCCAGCGCGCCCGTGACGGCCGACACCGCCCCTCGCCCCTCCGCAACGTTCAATTGACCCGGCGTACCGCCCGCCCCGACTCCCACCGTGAGGTCCCGGATCATGCGCGTCCACCAGTTCCCACTCGCGACGCTGCTGGCTGCGGCCATCGCGCTTCCCGCCTGCGGCAGCAAGCCCTCGCCCGATGCCAACCCGGCGGGGACGGCGTCCGTCTACTCGTCGCACGGCGACAGCGGAGCCAGGCAAAATGGTATCGCGCAGACCGCGACCGGTTCCGAGCTCGAGGCGCCGGCGCGGCTCCGCGGCTTCGTTCCCCGGATCGATGCGATGGCACAGGAGCCGCTCGACCGCTTCAACAAGAACCTGACCGCCTACAAGAACACGTTGGGCGATGTGGTGAAAGCGATGGCTTCGGATCGGACCCGGCTGGGCCTGCCGGGCACCGGTACCTTCAGTGAACTAAGCGATTCGATGCTGAACGAGATCGGCGGCGGTACCGGTTTCGCGCCGCCGATGAGCGACGCGCAGCGCCAGCGGCTGATCGGCCAGCTTCACCGGCTGATCGGGATGTACGAGTCGGACGTGGGGAGGGCGAGCCGCTGAAACCGCCGCATGAATCGCCGATCGATGCGATCCTTGAGTCGCATCGCCCAGCGGGCCCTGAGCGCGAGCGGGCCGTACGAGAGAATGGCCCGCCCATCGCCGGTGTTGAAGAGCGCGAGAAAGCGGTGCTGCGGGGAGTAGGATCGCGAGGGGTCACGTCCGTGGCATGCGGCGGCGAGGTTGTCGCGGAGCACCGGGCCTTCGCGCACGGCGTATACGCCGGCCTTGGGGGTCGCCGGGTACGCGGCGAGCGTGGCGGCGTCGCCGGCGGCGAAGATGCGTGGGTCCGAGAGGGAGCGGAGCCGGTCGTCGACCAGAAGAAATCCGCGCGCATCGGTCTCGAGCGCGGAGGCGCGGAGCAGGTCGCTCGGGCCCGCGCCCGCCGCCCAGACCAGCAGATGCATCGGGACCGTGCTGCCATCGGCCAACGTTGCCCCGCGGCCATCGACCGCGTGGACTTGGGCGCCGAGCTTGAGCTCGATGCCGTTGAGCGCGAGGGCTCGACGCACCTTCCGCCGCGCCGCCGGCGCACGGTCGGGCACCACCTCGGAGCCCGATTCCAGCAGCGCCACCCGCGCC
The sequence above is a segment of the Gemmatimonadales bacterium genome. Coding sequences within it:
- a CDS encoding HEAT repeat domain-containing protein: MRQTWSSAALAAAIGLGVAPGAPHGAAADMPVPLGVPTMAALLPSLRVAEPQAEAPQAEAPQAAEPRSEAPAPWLQGDPADTLYRAGRAALNARDYRRAADEFGRIVARYPKSGYAADALYWRAFALYRLGGQSDLHLALGSLRAQRDTYPKAATRGDAAALERRIQGELARRGDADAAQSIAEAARTIAETAAAGAENAAEATAAARADMAEAASELGRAGVAMGPGVVVVPRPPRAPRPPKAPKAPRSPRPPVVINGLGSDSRCAEYDDDIKVAALNALQQMDPARAAPILDKVLARRDSSSVCLRRKALFLVAQGQDSGAVDVLLRAARTDPDSEVRAQAVFWLSQVDTDRSVAALDSILRTTKDPEIQEKAVFALSQQGSPRAEKALQTYAGRDDVPEAARERAIFWLGQSGSEANTAFLRSLYGRLKNEELKKRVLFSVSQTGTPASGKWLVGIARNPAESLESRKQALFWAEQGGASTADLASIYTPQAGRELRGQVIFVLSQRGDSAAADKLIDIAKHDPDPELRKKAVFWLGQMDDPRIASVLQEILEQ
- a CDS encoding sigma-70 family RNA polymerase sigma factor, producing MDDRILIARVLAGDASAERELYDRYVDRIFRLVYRLAGDMDRAQDYTQETFIRAFARLAEFRGESSLSTWLCAIATSVGLNGLRRTKRREVREVVMDQAELPDLAERAPDPDLKARLHQAIDALPERYRAVFVMHDVEGYTHEEIARALGTRPGTSKAQLFRARARLRQALADFATG
- the gyrA gene encoding DNA gyrase subunit A, with the protein product MTAPNSRERILPRLIEEEMQQSFINYSMSVIVSRALPDVRDGLKPVHRRILYAMNELGLVPGRAYKKSATVVGDVLGKYHPHGDASVYDALVRMVQEFSLRYPLIDGQGNFGSVDGDPAAAYRYTEARLTRVAIAMLEDIDKNTVNFQPNFDDRLQEPTVLPSKIPNLLVNGSSGIAVGMATNIPPHNLREVAKAVEILIDNPDATISELRKAIKGPDFPTGAYIYGREGIKDAYENGRGRVVMRARAQIEEKESSGKSQIVVTEIPYQVNKENLVKSIAEMAMAKKIEGISGVNDESDKDGMRIVIELKRDAIPNVVLNQLYKHTAMQSTFGVIMLALDHGAPKVMNLKEILGRFVEHRHEIVVRRTQFDLEAAEAREHILEGLKIAVDNIDDVVAIIRQSKDVPDADARLRKRFGLSEKQSDAILNMRLAKLTGLEIEKLEAELKEVRATIKELKSILASRPKRMAILKDEMAEVAKDFGDDRRTEIVADQGEFTVEDLIAEEDMVITISHSGYIKRIPVSTYKRQRRGGRGLNGADLKENDWVEHLFIASTHDYLMFFTTRGQAYWLKVHEIPQASRAARGKPVVNCVAIKPDEQIAALVPVRDFTEDKCLIFATRGGTVKKTVLSAYGNVRTNGICAINVEKGDELIDVQVCDANSDVILGTRQGMSIRFHQGDVRDMGRATTGVKGIELDKDDAVIGMVVVRRDATILVVSEKGYGKRSELTEYRVQRRGGKGIITFKVTEKTGTIVALKEVIPEDELMMITRHGIIIRVPVNGIRVIGRNTQGVRVMHLDPGDAVVDVARVVKEDETGTEVVGDVEPEPAAE
- a CDS encoding diguanylate cyclase, coding for MSPAQKLLVADDDPVLSRTLWWILRENGYDVTTVPGGENLLEHLAAESYDLLLLDIMMPKVDGLQLLERVKTDERFKDLPVLMISSMPPEEATVRSFGLGASDFIPKPFKTKELLARVQAHLRARRELSEARAEARTRSEMVDIMQEVATSLKPDEIYAVLVRRVAQALNISRCSIILAGPGEGGATVVGAYENPMLRNLPVDLRRYPEIRQCLETGEVVLARDVCTDPLYREVRDAWEAEGQRVPTRSAICIRFPLKGQPAGVFFLRTTGDDSPLTESDLEFAEQVIRSAVTALETAYDLEHAVAGQEEMRQLAETDPLTAVYNRRALMEKLEQEMDRAARYATRLTCMMIDIDNFKQINDSHGHLVGDKVLRQLAALLRREQRSVDIVARYGGEEFVVLLPETTVAESRNFAERILKRVATHDFGEAGRAVRVTISIGLASFPDERISDGQSLLKLADNHLYRAKNDGRNRFRD
- a CDS encoding protein kinase — its product is MKNRRCPRCHAHYASPARFCTRDGTPLVEVDAGAGPRPASRVPPEQEAGGALDGGAESSAGAGPGARADAIYTSLTGQVLDGRYQITRRLGEGGMSYVYLAQAIGDGRAVAVKVLTPRLSRDPGSVERLRREASIAMRLDHPNVCPILRVGETPDGLLYLVMPYLEGEALSDVETRRGPLSPAEGIPLLVQMCRGLQHAHELQIVHRDLKPENIMLVPDRAAAEQPGAALRTRAVVMDFGLAKERRAGPEVVKLTATGIVLGTPEFMSPEQIRGKPLDGRSDVYSLGVLAFEMFTGRLPFSGKTAQEAMLARLKGGPQRLRAVRPELPSKLDAIIARALEIRPDDRYASMNEMSDALAGAGSTGVFARIFGR
- a CDS encoding FAD-dependent oxidoreductase, which produces MTRLVLLGGGHAHLFVLEGLARGLFGPVDATLVSPVRHQAYSGMVPGLIGGRYRTEELSFDLEATTARAGVTFVCSRARRILPAEREVELEDGRRIGYDLLSVATGSTVRGTDLPGVREHALVVKPIDRAEVIVPALEQAAAEHGSALRVVVVGGGAAGAEVALALRARLRTLSAAASARVALLESGSEVVPDRAPAARRKVRRALALNGIELKLGAQVHAVDGRGATLADGSTVPMHLLVWAAGAGPSDLLRASALETDARGFLLVDDRLRSLSDPRIFAAGDAATLAAYPATPKAGVYAVREGPVLRDNLAAACHGRDPSRSYSPQHRFLALFNTGDGRAILSYGPLALRARWAMRLKDRIDRRFMRRFQRLALPTSDSYIPISR